The following proteins come from a genomic window of Gottfriedia acidiceleris:
- a CDS encoding YslB family protein, with protein sequence MTNGIENLNIPGNISGFGYELIRNDLLNDLLGKEQNDILYWAGKMIARKYPLATFEEIIEFFEQAGWGTLTVEEEKKQEVHLTLSSELITYRNQQKKNVSYQLEAGFLAMQIQQQIDVIAETYEELSKRGDKVKFQVKWDLKDPITRR encoded by the coding sequence ATGACGAACGGCATTGAAAATTTAAATATTCCGGGAAATATTTCTGGTTTTGGTTATGAGCTAATACGTAACGATCTATTGAATGATTTATTAGGAAAAGAGCAAAATGATATTTTATATTGGGCGGGTAAAATGATTGCCAGAAAATATCCTTTAGCAACTTTTGAAGAAATTATAGAATTTTTTGAACAAGCTGGTTGGGGTACTCTTACTGTTGAAGAAGAAAAGAAGCAAGAAGTTCATTTAACACTATCTTCTGAATTAATTACATACAGAAATCAACAAAAAAAGAACGTATCATACCAATTAGAAGCTGGATTTCTAGCGATGCAAATTCAACAGCAAATCGATGTTATAGCTGAAACGTATGAAGAGCTTAGCAAAAGAGGCGACAAAGTAAAGTTCCAAGTAAAATGGGATTTAAAGGATCCAATTACTAGAAGATAA
- a CDS encoding succinate dehydrogenase cytochrome b558 subunit has translation MSNKNGREFFFRKLHSLLGVIPVGIFLTQHLVVNHFATNGATSFNKAAEFMANLPFRYFLEVFVIFLPILYHAIYGLYIAFTGTSNVKNYGYLRNWLYLFQRISGVVTLIFITWHVWQTRIAAQLGATVDYNMMADIFTSKFMLVFYIVGVISTIFHFANGLWSFFVSWGITVTPRSQRISTYVTLGIFVVLSFVGLTAIFAFIDPQLANL, from the coding sequence ATGAGCAACAAGAATGGAAGGGAGTTTTTCTTTAGAAAACTTCATTCATTGCTAGGAGTTATTCCGGTTGGGATCTTTTTAACACAGCACTTAGTTGTCAATCATTTTGCGACAAATGGAGCAACATCGTTCAACAAAGCTGCTGAATTTATGGCGAATTTACCATTCCGCTATTTTTTAGAAGTTTTTGTCATTTTCTTACCAATTTTATACCATGCAATTTACGGACTATACATTGCGTTCACTGGAACTAGCAATGTTAAAAATTATGGATACTTACGTAACTGGTTATATTTATTCCAACGTATTTCTGGTGTAGTTACTTTAATTTTTATTACTTGGCACGTATGGCAAACACGTATCGCTGCTCAACTAGGAGCAACGGTTGATTATAATATGATGGCTGATATTTTCACTTCAAAATTTATGTTAGTTTTCTATATAGTAGGTGTAATTTCAACAATTTTCCACTTTGCTAATGGATTATGGTCATTCTTCGTATCTTGGGGAATTACTGTAACACCTAGATCACAACGTATTTCAACATATGTTACATTAGGTATATTCGTAGTATTATCATTCGTTGGATTAACTGCTATCTTTGCATTCATTGATCCACAACTAGCGAATTTGTAA
- the sdhA gene encoding succinate dehydrogenase flavoprotein subunit — protein sequence MSGKIIIVGGGLAGLMATIKAAEAGTKVDLFSLVPVKRSHSVCAQGGINGAVNTKGEGDSPWEHFDDTIYGGDFLANQPPVKAMAEAAPGIIHMMDRMGVMFNRTPEGLLDFRRFGGTQHHRTAFAGATTGQQLLYALDEQVRRYESEGLVQKYEGWEFLRVIVDDEGVCRGIVGQNLTSMEIVSFPADAVIMASGGPGIIFGKTTNSIINTGSAAAAVYRQGAVYSNGEFIQIHPTAIPGDDKNRLMSESARGEGGRVWTYKDGKPWYFLEEKYPAYGNLVPRDIATREIFSVCVDHKLGINGENMVYLDLSHKDPHELDVKLGGIIEIYEKFTGDDPKKVPMKIFPAVHYSMGGLWVDYDQMTTIPGLFAAGECDYSMHGANRLGANSLLSAIYGGMVAGPNAVRYVNGLAKSSDDVSTSVFESSANEEKEKLNRIYKMDGKENAYLLHKELGEWMTDNVTVVRFNDRLLKTDEKIQELYERYQNININDTAKWSNQGASFTRQLENMLHLSRVITLGAYNRNESRGAHYKPEFPDRNDEEFLKTTMAKFDEKSNSPLFYYEDVDTSLIQPRKRDYSKKKEDKANA from the coding sequence ATGAGTGGGAAAATAATTATCGTCGGTGGCGGTTTAGCTGGTCTTATGGCAACAATTAAAGCCGCTGAAGCTGGCACAAAAGTAGATTTATTTTCATTAGTTCCCGTAAAACGATCACATTCAGTATGTGCTCAAGGTGGAATTAATGGTGCGGTTAATACAAAAGGTGAAGGTGACTCTCCTTGGGAGCACTTTGATGATACAATTTATGGTGGGGATTTCTTAGCAAACCAACCACCTGTAAAGGCAATGGCAGAAGCAGCACCTGGCATCATTCATATGATGGACCGTATGGGTGTAATGTTCAACCGTACGCCTGAAGGACTATTAGACTTCCGTCGTTTCGGTGGAACGCAACATCACCGTACAGCATTTGCGGGTGCTACGACTGGGCAACAATTATTATATGCATTAGATGAGCAAGTTCGTCGTTACGAATCTGAAGGTCTTGTTCAAAAGTATGAAGGTTGGGAATTTTTAAGAGTTATTGTTGATGATGAAGGAGTATGTCGTGGGATCGTTGGACAAAACTTAACATCAATGGAAATCGTAAGTTTCCCTGCGGATGCTGTAATTATGGCATCTGGTGGCCCTGGTATTATCTTTGGTAAAACTACAAATTCAATTATCAACACTGGTTCAGCTGCTGCAGCTGTATATCGTCAAGGTGCTGTTTATTCAAATGGTGAATTTATTCAAATCCATCCAACTGCAATTCCTGGAGATGATAAAAACCGTTTAATGAGTGAAAGTGCTCGTGGTGAAGGTGGACGAGTTTGGACTTATAAAGATGGAAAACCATGGTATTTCTTAGAAGAGAAATATCCTGCATATGGAAACCTTGTACCAAGGGATATTGCTACACGTGAGATTTTCTCTGTATGTGTTGACCACAAGCTTGGTATCAATGGTGAAAACATGGTTTATTTAGATCTGTCACATAAAGATCCACATGAACTTGATGTAAAACTTGGTGGAATCATCGAGATTTATGAGAAATTCACAGGTGATGATCCGAAAAAAGTTCCTATGAAGATTTTCCCAGCAGTTCACTACTCAATGGGTGGATTATGGGTTGACTATGACCAAATGACTACAATTCCTGGTTTATTTGCTGCTGGTGAGTGTGATTACTCAATGCACGGAGCTAACCGTTTAGGAGCTAACTCATTACTTTCTGCTATTTATGGTGGAATGGTTGCTGGACCAAATGCTGTAAGATACGTAAATGGTTTAGCTAAATCTTCAGATGATGTTTCAACTTCTGTATTTGAATCAAGTGCTAATGAAGAAAAAGAAAAATTGAATCGTATTTATAAAATGGACGGTAAAGAAAATGCATACCTTCTTCATAAAGAGCTTGGAGAGTGGATGACAGACAACGTTACAGTAGTTCGATTCAATGATCGTTTATTAAAAACTGATGAAAAAATTCAAGAGCTTTATGAGCGCTATCAAAACATTAATATTAATGATACAGCTAAATGGAGTAACCAAGGTGCTTCATTTACTCGTCAGCTTGAAAACATGCTTCACTTATCACGTGTTATCACATTAGGTGCATATAACCGTAATGAAAGCCGTGGAGCTCACTATAAACCTGAATTCCCAGACCGTAATGATGAGGAATTCTTAAAAACTACAATGGCTAAATTTGATGAGAAATCAAATTCACCATTATTCTATTACGAAGATGTTGATACATCATTAATCCAACCAAGAAAACGAGATTATTCTAAGAAGAAGGAGGACAAAGCAAATGCATAA